From Geomonas agri, one genomic window encodes:
- a CDS encoding enoyl-CoA hydratase/isomerase family protein → MENQNILCEIVEGIATVTVNRPASLNALNSQVLGELECALYKLEQDAAVRVVILTGAGEKAFVAGADIKEMADMTSFEGHRFALQGQRVMLFMEKMTKPVIAAVNGYALGGGLELALACDVIYASDNAKLGFPEVTLGIIPGFGGTQNLSRLIGPNRAKELVYSGRMINAQKAQAWGIVNEVVAQAELAAKALELAREIAKNGSLGVGYAKNAIVNGLNMTKEDGFRYESSLFGVLFATEDQKEGMGAFVEKRKAQFQGK, encoded by the coding sequence ATGGAAAACCAGAACATCCTTTGCGAAATCGTCGAGGGGATCGCCACGGTCACGGTGAACCGGCCGGCAAGCCTGAACGCGCTGAACAGCCAGGTCCTTGGCGAACTGGAGTGCGCCCTCTACAAGCTGGAGCAGGACGCCGCCGTGCGGGTGGTGATCCTCACCGGAGCGGGAGAAAAGGCGTTCGTCGCCGGCGCGGATATCAAGGAAATGGCTGACATGACCTCCTTCGAGGGGCACCGTTTCGCCCTCCAGGGGCAGAGGGTCATGCTCTTCATGGAGAAGATGACTAAGCCCGTGATCGCCGCGGTCAACGGCTACGCCCTGGGGGGCGGCCTGGAACTGGCCCTCGCCTGCGACGTGATCTACGCCTCCGACAACGCCAAGCTCGGTTTCCCCGAGGTCACCCTGGGCATCATCCCCGGCTTTGGCGGCACCCAGAACCTCTCCCGTCTCATCGGTCCCAACCGGGCCAAGGAACTGGTCTATAGCGGACGGATGATCAACGCCCAGAAGGCCCAAGCGTGGGGCATCGTCAACGAGGTGGTCGCCCAGGCGGAGCTTGCGGCAAAGGCCCTGGAGTTGGCGCGGGAGATCGCGAAAAACGGCAGCCTCGGCGTCGGCTACGCCAAGAACGCCATCGTCAACGGGCTCAACATGACCAAGGAGGACGGCTTCCGCTACGAGAGTTCCCTTTTCGGCGTCCTCTTCGCCACCGAGGACCAGAAGGAAGGGATGGGCGCCTTCGTGGAGAAGCGCAAGGCCCAGTTCCAGGGGAAATAG
- a CDS encoding acyl-CoA dehydrogenase encodes MDFELSQDHKVLRDSVREFVEKEIKPIAMKIDEEHMIPDSLVNKMAEMGFLGSYFPEEYDGAGLDMLSYAIVVEEVSKACGSSGVLISAHTSLACGPIYTFGTEAQKKKWLPALNTGKVIGCFLLTEPDAGSDAGAISTTYRREGDEFVINGSKIFITNGGYRGTGVLFATSDKSLKHKGVSAFIIDLNSPGVEILKNENKLGIRGSYTTAFALDGVRIPAENLLGQEGQGFKIAMDTLNGGRIGIASQALGIAEGAFERALAYSKERKQFDHPICELQAVQFKLADMYTRIETSKLMTYKAACLKDAKKNYTAESAMCKMLASEAATYVTKEAIQIHGGYGFICDYEVERMFRDAKITEIYEGTNEVQRVVISKILLS; translated from the coding sequence ATGGATTTCGAATTGAGCCAGGACCACAAGGTATTGAGGGATTCGGTGCGCGAGTTCGTTGAGAAGGAGATCAAGCCGATCGCGATGAAGATCGACGAAGAGCACATGATCCCCGACTCGCTGGTCAACAAGATGGCGGAGATGGGTTTCCTCGGCAGCTACTTCCCCGAGGAGTACGACGGCGCCGGCCTCGACATGCTCTCCTACGCCATCGTGGTCGAGGAGGTCTCCAAGGCCTGCGGCTCCAGCGGCGTGCTCATCTCGGCGCATACCTCGCTCGCCTGCGGCCCGATCTACACCTTCGGCACCGAAGCCCAGAAGAAGAAGTGGCTCCCGGCACTGAACACCGGCAAGGTCATCGGCTGTTTCCTCCTCACCGAGCCCGACGCCGGCAGCGACGCAGGTGCCATCTCGACCACCTACCGGCGCGAAGGGGACGAGTTCGTCATCAACGGCTCCAAGATCTTCATCACGAACGGCGGCTACCGCGGCACCGGCGTCCTCTTTGCCACCTCGGACAAGAGCCTGAAGCACAAGGGGGTCTCCGCCTTCATCATCGACCTCAACTCCCCCGGGGTCGAAATCCTCAAGAACGAAAACAAGCTCGGCATCCGCGGCAGCTACACCACCGCCTTCGCCCTGGACGGCGTGCGCATCCCGGCGGAGAACCTTCTCGGGCAGGAAGGGCAGGGTTTCAAGATCGCCATGGACACCCTGAACGGCGGGCGCATCGGCATCGCCTCCCAGGCGCTTGGCATCGCCGAGGGTGCCTTCGAGCGGGCGCTGGCATACTCCAAGGAGCGCAAGCAGTTCGACCACCCCATCTGTGAACTGCAGGCGGTCCAGTTCAAGCTGGCCGACATGTACACCCGCATCGAGACCAGCAAGCTGATGACCTACAAGGCCGCCTGCCTGAAGGACGCCAAGAAGAACTACACGGCGGAGTCGGCGATGTGCAAGATGCTCGCTTCCGAGGCGGCCACCTACGTCACCAAGGAGGCGATCCAGATCCACGGCGGCTACGGCTTCATCTGCGACTACGAGGTGGAGCGTATGTTCCGCGACGCCAAGATCACCGAGATCTACGAAGGTACCAACGAGGTGCAACGCGTGGTCATCTCGAAGATACTGCTCTCGTAA
- a CDS encoding heterodisulfide reductase-related iron-sulfur binding cluster, producing MEATREIYWNVGHGVVLPMYLLTLLAFAACAYGCWKRVEVYRQGKPLNRLDNLRERVTLMATNLFGQIRVLRVAGPGIPHALFFWGFVVLFIGTLLVMAQADFSQPLFGVKILTGGFYKAYSLVLDLAGLAALVTLFGLALRRFVVRPEGLKITRDDYLMHGLLSAIIVTGFFAEGVRMAATELRQNPDLARFSPIGLFVAGQFAALDLQSLKELHRLWWWCHFLLVTGFIAAIPWTKFRHLITTPANYLIVDLRPKGSIDTIDLEAEGVEHFGVDKVADLTWKDIFDADACTSCKRCQDRCPAFNTEKPLSPMQVVQQIGETACTAPQADLIETVGRDALWSCTTCRSCQEICPAQVEHVNKVIEMRRNLVLMQGEFPGEEVMVAANNVEVNGNPFGMAYAERGKWSDGLPVRHLSDGEDADILYFVGCYASFDKRNQEVAKSFVKICDAAGVSVGILGKEERCCGEPLRKLGNEYLYQMTAQENIELIKGYGVKKIVTTCPHCLNTLGRDYRDLGLDVEVEHYTVFIDRLIGEGTLALAPHQFDYTYHDSCYLGRYQGIMEQPRNVLHVAGGRINEMQRSGLESFCCGAGGGRILAEEKLGSRINVQRVKMAEATGAPLIVSNCPFCLTMFEDGIKTGDCEGKLAVRDLAEVVVERLATPLEIGKAGPELSIAAVTALAKVAGRIEPAVPEEERLAAAEGVSA from the coding sequence ATGGAAGCTACCAGGGAAATCTATTGGAACGTAGGGCATGGCGTGGTGCTCCCGATGTACCTGCTCACGCTGCTCGCCTTCGCCGCCTGCGCCTACGGGTGCTGGAAGCGGGTCGAGGTCTACAGGCAGGGGAAGCCCCTCAACCGCCTGGACAACCTGCGCGAACGGGTCACGCTGATGGCAACCAACCTCTTCGGCCAGATCAGGGTGCTCCGCGTCGCCGGCCCCGGCATCCCGCATGCACTTTTCTTCTGGGGCTTCGTGGTCCTGTTCATCGGGACGCTCCTGGTCATGGCCCAGGCCGATTTCTCTCAGCCGCTCTTCGGCGTCAAGATTCTCACCGGCGGCTTCTACAAGGCTTACTCGCTGGTGCTGGACCTGGCCGGCCTGGCCGCGCTGGTCACCCTATTCGGGCTGGCGCTCAGGCGTTTCGTGGTTCGTCCTGAGGGGCTCAAGATCACCCGCGACGATTACCTGATGCACGGCCTGCTTTCCGCCATCATCGTCACCGGCTTCTTCGCCGAAGGCGTGCGCATGGCCGCCACGGAGCTGCGTCAGAACCCGGACCTGGCCCGCTTTTCGCCGATAGGGCTCTTCGTCGCCGGCCAGTTCGCCGCGCTCGACCTCCAGTCCCTCAAAGAGCTGCACCGGCTCTGGTGGTGGTGCCACTTCCTGCTGGTCACCGGCTTCATCGCCGCCATCCCCTGGACCAAGTTCCGTCACCTGATTACCACCCCCGCCAACTACCTCATCGTCGATCTCAGGCCCAAGGGGAGCATCGACACCATCGATCTCGAGGCGGAAGGTGTGGAGCATTTCGGGGTGGATAAGGTCGCCGACCTGACCTGGAAAGACATCTTCGACGCCGACGCCTGCACCAGCTGCAAGCGGTGCCAGGACCGCTGTCCCGCCTTCAACACGGAGAAACCGCTCTCCCCGATGCAGGTGGTGCAGCAGATAGGAGAGACCGCGTGCACGGCGCCGCAGGCGGACCTGATCGAGACGGTGGGACGGGACGCGCTCTGGTCCTGCACCACCTGCCGCTCCTGCCAGGAGATCTGCCCGGCGCAGGTGGAACATGTCAACAAGGTCATCGAGATGCGGCGCAACCTGGTGCTCATGCAGGGGGAATTCCCCGGCGAGGAGGTCATGGTCGCGGCCAACAACGTCGAGGTCAATGGCAACCCCTTCGGCATGGCCTATGCCGAGCGTGGTAAGTGGTCCGACGGCCTTCCGGTGCGGCACCTCTCTGACGGAGAGGATGCCGACATCCTCTACTTCGTCGGCTGCTACGCCTCCTTCGACAAGAGGAACCAGGAGGTTGCCAAGAGCTTCGTGAAGATCTGCGACGCGGCGGGGGTGAGCGTCGGCATCCTGGGCAAGGAGGAGCGCTGCTGCGGTGAGCCGCTGCGCAAGCTGGGCAACGAGTACCTGTACCAGATGACCGCGCAGGAGAACATCGAGCTGATCAAGGGGTACGGCGTAAAGAAGATCGTGACCACCTGTCCCCACTGTCTCAACACGCTCGGGCGCGATTACCGCGACCTCGGGCTCGACGTGGAGGTGGAACACTACACCGTCTTCATCGACCGGCTCATCGGCGAAGGGACACTTGCCCTCGCTCCGCACCAGTTCGACTACACCTACCACGACTCCTGCTACCTGGGTCGCTACCAGGGGATCATGGAGCAACCGCGCAACGTGCTGCACGTCGCTGGTGGCAGGATCAACGAGATGCAGAGGTCGGGGCTGGAGAGCTTCTGCTGCGGCGCTGGCGGCGGCCGGATCCTGGCCGAGGAAAAGCTGGGGAGCCGGATCAACGTGCAGCGGGTCAAGATGGCCGAGGCAACCGGCGCGCCGCTGATCGTATCCAACTGTCCCTTCTGCCTGACCATGTTCGAGGACGGCATCAAGACCGGAGATTGCGAAGGAAAACTGGCGGTGCGGGACCTGGCCGAGGTGGTGGTCGAACGACTGGCGACGCCGCTCGAGATAGGGAAGGCGGGGCCGGAACTGAGTATCGCCGCCGTGACCGCCCTGGCCAAGGTGGCCGGGAGAATCGAGCCTGCGGTGCCGGAAGAAGAACGGCTGGCGGCTGCGGAAGGTGTATCGGCATAA
- a CDS encoding electron transfer flavoprotein subunit beta/FixA family protein produces MKILVCIKQVPDMESRFRPNGDKTWYDEGDLAFRMNEYDEYAVEQAVQLKEQLGGEPEITVVSIGPERTVEAIKKALAMGGDRAVHIRDDRYYQKDPWQIASMIASYAKGENFDLIFTGMQSQDRGSAQVGVIVAELLGLSCATTLVGFSYDGGTITVKRELEGGIKGVAKLKLPALVTCQLGLNTPRYPTLPNIMKAKKKEIAALTPAELSGEAELTATAAIYPPAKKGGGLVLEGEIGVQVDRLMGILKEKTAVLR; encoded by the coding sequence ATGAAGATACTGGTATGCATCAAACAGGTGCCGGACATGGAGTCCCGCTTCAGGCCCAACGGCGACAAGACCTGGTACGACGAGGGTGACCTCGCTTTCCGCATGAACGAATACGACGAGTACGCGGTGGAGCAGGCGGTCCAGCTCAAGGAGCAACTGGGCGGCGAGCCCGAGATCACGGTCGTGTCCATCGGCCCCGAGCGGACGGTGGAGGCGATCAAGAAGGCCCTTGCCATGGGCGGCGACCGCGCCGTCCATATCCGGGACGACCGGTACTACCAGAAGGATCCCTGGCAGATCGCCTCGATGATCGCGAGCTACGCCAAGGGCGAAAACTTCGACCTGATCTTCACAGGGATGCAGTCCCAGGACCGCGGGTCGGCCCAGGTTGGCGTCATCGTGGCGGAACTCTTAGGCCTCTCCTGCGCCACCACCCTGGTCGGCTTCAGCTATGACGGCGGCACCATCACCGTCAAGAGGGAGCTGGAAGGGGGGATCAAGGGAGTGGCGAAGCTGAAGCTCCCGGCGCTGGTCACCTGCCAGTTGGGGCTCAACACCCCGCGCTACCCGACCCTGCCCAACATCATGAAGGCCAAGAAGAAAGAGATCGCCGCGCTGACTCCGGCCGAGCTGTCCGGCGAAGCGGAACTGACCGCCACCGCGGCCATCTACCCGCCCGCCAAGAAAGGCGGCGGCCTGGTGCTGGAAGGGGAGATCGGTGTCCAGGTGGACCGGCTGATGGGGATCCTGAAAGAAAAGACCGCGGTGCTCAGATAG
- a CDS encoding electron transfer flavoprotein subunit alpha/FixB family protein: MKALLIGEYRQGKLLDTTYELKAFADRLGADSVMLVVGSEADLPKYDGKVYLADAATYGEYNPDLHKQLVLQAVEKENPDCIVFVHSSYGWDLAPRVAVALRAGQVSEIVALNEGAYEVNACNAKLRRTVTPKSGRCVLTIQAGAFSPSGEPQGTPQLEKLELSGTASAIEFVGYEAAEQKGVDLSKAEIIVSAGRGVGKKDNVPVIAALANALGGELGASRPVVDAGWVDHSHQVGTTGQTVSPKLYVACGISGAIQHLAGMKRADFIVAINKDKDAPIGEIADVLVVADVMQFVPAFTAKCAR, from the coding sequence ATGAAAGCGTTACTGATAGGGGAATACCGGCAGGGAAAGCTCCTCGATACCACCTATGAACTCAAGGCCTTCGCCGATCGCCTCGGCGCCGACAGCGTCATGCTGGTGGTGGGGAGCGAAGCGGACCTCCCCAAATATGATGGCAAGGTCTACCTCGCCGATGCCGCCACGTACGGAGAGTACAACCCGGACCTGCACAAGCAGCTGGTACTGCAGGCCGTCGAGAAGGAGAACCCGGACTGCATCGTCTTCGTCCACTCCTCCTACGGCTGGGACCTCGCTCCCCGCGTCGCGGTGGCCTTGAGGGCCGGGCAGGTCTCCGAGATTGTGGCGCTCAACGAGGGCGCCTACGAGGTGAACGCCTGCAACGCCAAACTGCGCCGGACCGTGACGCCGAAAAGCGGCCGCTGTGTTCTCACCATCCAGGCGGGCGCCTTCAGCCCGTCCGGCGAACCGCAGGGGACGCCGCAACTGGAAAAGCTGGAGCTATCCGGCACCGCCTCCGCCATCGAGTTCGTGGGGTACGAAGCCGCCGAGCAGAAGGGGGTCGATCTCAGCAAAGCCGAGATCATCGTGAGCGCCGGCCGCGGCGTGGGCAAGAAGGACAACGTCCCGGTCATCGCCGCCCTGGCCAATGCGCTTGGTGGCGAGCTCGGCGCGAGCCGCCCGGTGGTCGATGCCGGCTGGGTTGATCACAGCCACCAGGTCGGCACCACCGGCCAGACGGTGAGCCCCAAGCTCTACGTCGCCTGCGGCATCAGCGGCGCCATCCAGCACCTGGCGGGCATGAAAAGGGCCGACTTCATCGTGGCCATCAACAAGGACAAGGACGCCCCCATTGGCGAGATCGCCGACGTCCTGGTCGTGGCGGACGTGATGCAGTTCGTCCCGGCCTTCACCGCCAAGTGCGCGAGATGA
- a CDS encoding acyl-CoA dehydrogenase family protein: MFLDLTEEQKLIQETARNFARSELEPLAAKLDREGDHPAFLANLKKLAELGFMGLNVEAEYGGSEAGVIAFSVAMTEIARACASTAVTVSVNNMVCEVIQAIGSQEQKEKYIPRICSGAYAAGSFALTETGAGSDPAGMTTTAVFDGDSWVLNGSKIFITSAPYAGVFVVWAVTDKEAPKGKGISCFLVEQGTPGLVIGKQEEKTGQHASATNELVFDNCRIPKDALMGKLNDGFRIAVAELGGGRIGIGSLALGIGLAAMDYATRYSTERVQFGQKISSFQATQWKIADSYTELEAARLLLMNAAFRKESGRPFAKEASMAKLFATEAANRACYNAVQMLGGYGYTAEFPVERYARDVRITSIYEGTSEIQRVIIAREILKNHS, translated from the coding sequence ATGTTTCTCGATCTTACCGAAGAGCAGAAGCTGATCCAGGAGACCGCCCGCAACTTTGCCCGTTCCGAGTTGGAGCCGCTCGCGGCCAAGCTGGACCGGGAGGGGGATCACCCCGCGTTCCTCGCCAACCTGAAGAAGCTGGCAGAGCTGGGTTTCATGGGCTTGAACGTCGAAGCGGAATACGGCGGCTCCGAGGCCGGCGTGATCGCCTTCAGCGTGGCCATGACCGAGATCGCCCGCGCCTGCGCCTCCACCGCGGTCACCGTTTCAGTGAACAACATGGTCTGCGAGGTGATCCAGGCCATCGGTTCGCAGGAGCAGAAGGAGAAGTACATCCCCCGCATCTGTTCCGGCGCCTACGCCGCCGGGAGCTTTGCCCTCACCGAGACCGGCGCCGGTTCCGATCCCGCCGGCATGACCACCACGGCCGTCTTCGACGGCGACAGCTGGGTGCTGAACGGCTCCAAAATTTTCATCACCAGCGCGCCCTACGCCGGCGTCTTCGTGGTATGGGCGGTGACCGATAAGGAGGCACCCAAAGGGAAGGGGATCAGTTGCTTCCTGGTGGAGCAGGGTACGCCGGGCCTGGTGATCGGCAAGCAGGAGGAGAAGACCGGACAGCACGCCTCGGCCACCAACGAGCTGGTCTTCGACAACTGCCGTATCCCGAAGGACGCACTGATGGGGAAATTGAACGACGGCTTCCGCATCGCCGTCGCCGAGTTGGGCGGCGGGAGGATCGGCATCGGCTCCCTGGCGCTCGGAATCGGCCTTGCCGCCATGGACTACGCCACCCGGTACAGCACCGAGCGGGTGCAGTTCGGGCAGAAGATCAGCAGCTTCCAGGCCACCCAGTGGAAGATCGCCGACAGCTACACCGAACTGGAGGCGGCGCGCCTGCTGCTGATGAACGCCGCCTTCCGCAAGGAGAGCGGCCGCCCCTTCGCCAAGGAGGCGTCCATGGCGAAGCTCTTCGCCACCGAGGCCGCCAACCGCGCCTGCTACAACGCGGTGCAGATGCTTGGGGGCTACGGCTACACCGCCGAATTCCCGGTCGAGCGCTACGCCCGCGACGTCCGCATCACCTCGATCTACGAGGGGACCAGTGAAATCCAACGAGTCATCATCGCCCGTGAAATCCTGAAGAACCACAGCTAA
- a CDS encoding CoA transferase subunit A: protein MSSGKRITLQQAAEIVKNGSSLTFSGFTIWRRPFALVYELIRQRRKGLHLIEVNGGPQTEFLVGAGCVDIWESCWVGHELYGKYGANLSRKVGNKEILVEDYSHAEMLFRFSAAASGAPYAVTQTSLGTDIHNPAYDTLGNAGLRDGRRIPKHKYRFTEDPFFGAGAQVMVPAAKVDVAILCVQQVGEEGTVRVNGQFYSDPEVARAADVTIVMAEEIVPEEYLRRDSDLNTITSFEVDHIVEVPFGAHPTGMFGRYDVDGAFLKDFYTRTRTQEGFDDFAKEWIHGLDHLGYLEKLGWPKMLNLKANTALKYSTGVKRGQ from the coding sequence ATGAGTAGCGGCAAGCGGATCACGTTGCAGCAGGCGGCCGAGATCGTGAAGAACGGCTCCAGCCTGACCTTTTCCGGCTTCACCATCTGGCGGCGCCCCTTCGCGCTGGTCTACGAGCTGATCCGGCAACGGAGGAAGGGGCTCCACCTCATCGAGGTGAACGGCGGGCCGCAGACCGAGTTCCTGGTCGGCGCCGGATGCGTCGACATCTGGGAGTCCTGCTGGGTCGGCCACGAGCTCTATGGCAAGTACGGCGCCAACCTCTCCAGGAAGGTGGGCAACAAGGAGATCCTGGTCGAGGACTACAGCCACGCCGAGATGCTGTTCCGCTTCAGCGCAGCCGCCTCGGGCGCCCCCTACGCCGTGACCCAGACCTCGCTCGGCACCGACATTCACAACCCCGCCTACGACACGCTGGGCAACGCCGGGCTCCGCGACGGCAGGCGCATACCGAAGCACAAGTACCGCTTCACCGAAGACCCCTTCTTCGGCGCTGGCGCCCAGGTCATGGTCCCCGCAGCCAAGGTGGACGTCGCCATCCTCTGCGTCCAGCAGGTGGGGGAGGAGGGGACGGTGCGGGTGAACGGCCAGTTCTACTCCGATCCGGAGGTGGCCAGGGCGGCCGACGTCACCATCGTCATGGCGGAAGAGATCGTCCCGGAAGAGTACCTGCGGCGCGACAGCGACCTGAACACCATCACCAGCTTCGAGGTGGATCACATCGTCGAGGTCCCCTTCGGCGCCCACCCCACTGGCATGTTCGGCCGCTACGACGTGGACGGCGCCTTCCTCAAGGATTTCTACACCAGGACCAGAACCCAGGAAGGGTTCGATGACTTCGCCAAAGAATGGATCCACGGCCTGGACCACCTGGGTTACCTCGAGAAGCTCGGCTGGCCGAAGATGCTCAACCTGAAGGCGAACACCGCCCTCAAGTACAGCACCGGCGTGAAAAGGGGGCAGTGA
- a CDS encoding CoA-transferase subunit beta — protein MNKEFATPEEYGLADLLCCAASREVQDNEIVFAGTGLPMVAIMLAQKTHAPNLKLIFEAGTLDGRPPEIPTSVGDARCEMGASRSSGLHDAFSIAQRGYVDLGFLGGAEVDQYGNVNTTCIGDYLSPELRLTGSGGNPDINSFARRTVFIMVHEKRRFTEQVSYITSPGWRVRNWPSGETVHRRELYGAAYRGGPSAVISTLGVFRFDEESGRIYLDTCHAGNTPEQIRDMCQFDLDISRVSGETLPPTREELHFIHEVLDPEQIFIPKVKRG, from the coding sequence ATGAACAAAGAGTTCGCGACACCGGAAGAATACGGACTGGCCGATCTCCTCTGCTGCGCCGCCTCCCGCGAAGTGCAGGACAACGAGATCGTCTTCGCCGGCACCGGCCTCCCCATGGTGGCCATCATGCTGGCACAAAAGACCCACGCGCCGAACCTCAAGCTGATCTTCGAGGCGGGGACGCTGGACGGCCGCCCCCCCGAGATCCCCACCTCGGTCGGGGACGCCCGCTGCGAGATGGGCGCCTCGCGCTCCTCCGGCCTGCACGACGCCTTCAGCATCGCCCAGCGCGGCTACGTAGACCTGGGCTTCCTGGGCGGCGCCGAGGTGGACCAGTACGGCAACGTCAACACCACCTGCATCGGCGATTACCTGAGCCCCGAACTGCGCCTGACCGGCAGCGGCGGCAACCCCGACATCAACTCCTTCGCCAGGCGCACCGTTTTCATCATGGTGCACGAGAAGCGCCGCTTCACCGAGCAGGTGAGCTACATCACCAGCCCCGGATGGCGGGTGCGCAACTGGCCCAGCGGCGAAACTGTGCACCGGCGCGAACTCTACGGCGCGGCGTACCGCGGCGGCCCTTCGGCCGTCATCTCGACACTCGGTGTCTTCCGCTTCGACGAGGAAAGCGGGCGCATCTACCTCGATACCTGTCACGCGGGCAACACGCCGGAGCAGATCCGGGACATGTGCCAGTTCGACCTCGACATCTCGCGGGTCAGCGGCGAGACGCTCCCTCCCACCAGGGAGGAGTTGCACTTCATCCACGAGGTGCTCGACCCGGAGCAGATCTTTATTCCCAAGGTGAAGCGGGGGTAG
- a CDS encoding electron transfer flavoprotein subunit beta/FixA family protein — MLVVACIKQVPDTTQVQIDPVTNTLVREGIPFIVNPYDAHALEEALRLKDQFGFRVAAVSMGPPNAEATLKKALALGVDEAILLSDRVFGGADTLATSRVLSEAIERLNQQEQVGIVICGKQTIDGDTAQVGPGIATRLGYTQLTLVDRIDKLDPFQGRITVRRKLEGRHETVEAPLPVLLTVVREVNLPRYPTVPMRLESEAAAVQVWTNQELQLDQNGIGLKGSPTWVSRIFSPQREKGEIVGDGAADPAGAAHLLVDRLLSRDLLVV, encoded by the coding sequence ATGCTAGTCGTAGCCTGCATCAAACAGGTGCCGGACACCACCCAGGTACAGATCGACCCCGTCACCAATACCCTGGTGCGCGAAGGGATCCCCTTCATCGTCAACCCGTACGACGCCCATGCCCTGGAGGAGGCCCTCAGGCTCAAGGACCAGTTCGGCTTTCGGGTCGCCGCGGTTTCCATGGGTCCTCCCAACGCGGAGGCCACGCTGAAAAAGGCGCTGGCTCTCGGGGTGGATGAGGCCATCCTCCTCTCCGACCGCGTCTTCGGCGGAGCGGACACCCTTGCCACCAGCCGGGTACTCTCCGAAGCGATCGAAAGGCTGAATCAGCAGGAGCAGGTCGGCATCGTCATTTGCGGCAAACAGACCATCGACGGTGATACGGCCCAGGTTGGGCCTGGCATCGCCACGCGACTTGGCTACACCCAACTCACCCTGGTGGATCGGATTGACAAGCTTGACCCGTTCCAGGGACGGATTACGGTGCGGCGCAAGCTGGAAGGGCGCCACGAGACCGTGGAGGCTCCGCTCCCCGTGCTGCTCACCGTGGTGCGCGAGGTGAACCTCCCCCGCTATCCGACCGTCCCTATGCGGCTGGAATCCGAGGCGGCGGCGGTGCAGGTCTGGACCAACCAGGAGTTGCAACTCGACCAGAACGGTATCGGCCTGAAAGGTTCCCCGACCTGGGTAAGCCGTATCTTCTCACCGCAGCGTGAAAAGGGGGAGATCGTAGGGGACGGGGCTGCCGATCCGGCAGGCGCGGCCCACCTGCTGGTCGACAGACTTTTGAGCAGGGATCTGCTCGTCGTATAG